One Rhododendron vialii isolate Sample 1 chromosome 2a, ASM3025357v1 genomic region harbors:
- the LOC131315308 gene encoding transcription factor MYB62-like produces MQSANQSARNDSEEQSEMRRGPWTLEEDTLLIHCIACHGESRWNLLAKFAGLKRTGKSCRLRWLNYLKPDIKRGNLTPQEQILILELHFKWGNRWSKIAQHLPGRTDNEIKNYWRTRVQKQARHLKIESNSKRFLEAIRCFWMPRLVEQMEQTSSLSLSSSSIPPTMGTQNSTISSVPPGEMKCVNQANEKPEICFSASMGITEMPEISDQATSPRHGFTSLVDDCYYVDIIRGYDMEGFNLDPMSAVGPGEFSDSQVAGSDLISDDMAGALWNMGELWQFRKP; encoded by the exons ATGCAATCTGCGAATCAAAGTGCAAGGAACGATAGTGAAGAACAATCAGAGATGAGAAGAGGGCCATGGACTCTTGAGGAAGACACTCTTCTCATCCATTGCATTGCTTGTCATGGTGAAAGCAGGTGGAATTTGTTAGCCAAGTTTGCAG GGTTGAAGAGAACCGGAAAAAGTTGTAGATTGAGATGGCTAAATTATTTGAAACCTGACATCAAGCGCGGAAACCTCACCCCTCAGGAACAAATCTTGATTCTTGAACTCCATTTCAAGTGGGGTAACAG GTGGTCAAAAATTGCACAACATCTCCCTGGAAGAACCGACAACGAGATCAAGAACTATTGGAGAACGAGGGTGCAGAAACAAGCACGCCACCTTAAAATCGAGTCTAACAGCAAGAGGTTCCTGGAAGCGATTCGGTGCTTTTGGATGCCAAGGTTAGTTGAGCAGATGGAGCAGACTTCATCGTTGTCGCTATCATCTTCATCTATTCCTCCAACCATGGGAACTCAAAACTCAACAATTTCTTCGGTACCACCCGGCGAAATGAAGTGCGTCAATCAAGCCAATGAAAAGCCTGAAATTTGCTTCTCAGCATCCATGGGAATAACAGAGATGCCAGAAATTTCAGACCAAGCAACAAGTCCACGTCATGGCTTCACTTCCCTTGTGGATGATTGTTACTATGTGGACATTATAAGGGGCTATGATATGGAGGGCTTCAACCTGGATCCCATGTCAGCAGTGGGGCCAGGCGAATTCTCCGATAGCCAAGTGGCGGGAAGTGATTT